One part of the Girardinichthys multiradiatus isolate DD_20200921_A chromosome 10, DD_fGirMul_XY1, whole genome shotgun sequence genome encodes these proteins:
- the fscn2b gene encoding fascin-2b — MPANGNHPLKLQFGLINHEGRYLTAENFGFKLNASAPSLKKKQIWTLEQDSQETQVVYLRSHLGRYLASDKDGKVTCEADGHNSDCRFLIVPQSDGRWALQSEQYLRFFGGSRDYLSCFAQIITDAELWAMHLALHPQANLLSVARKRYAHLSTVDGEIAVDRNIPWGVEALLTLVYLDGKYCLKTCDSRFLSSDGKLLTENGRATAYTLELKCGNLAFKDCEGKYLSPMGPTGTLRSGRCSKPGKDELFDLEESHPQVVLIAANGRYVSNRQGVSLAANQEDETDTETFQMEFDRETKMCTFRTSQGYYWALVAHGGIQSTATEVSANTMFSVEWLSHKVAIKASNGKYICTKKNGQLLAVCDTIGEDEQLTLKLINRPMLILRGNNGFICHHRNSNTLDASRSVYDIFTLQYSNGAYHIKGADGRYWYVSSAGLVCSDGESPEDFTLELLERGRLAIRGKNGKYLHGDQGGMLKGDGLSLCSSALWEY, encoded by the exons ATGCCTGCTAATGGAAACCATCCCTTGAAGTTACAGTTTGGTCTAATCAATCATGAGGGTCGCTACCTTACTGCAGAAAACTTTGGTTTTAAG CTGAATGCATCAGCTCCAAgtctgaagaaaaaacagatatggACTCTAGAGCAAGACTCCCAGGAGACCCAAGTTGTGTATTTACGCAGTCACCTGGGACGTTACTTGGCTTCCGACAAGGATGGCAAAGTCACCTGTGAGGCAGATGGCCATAATTCAGACTGCCGCTTCCTCATCGTACCGCAGTCAGACGGCCGCTGGGCccttcagtcagagcaataccTCCGCTTCTTCGGTGGCTCTCGGGACTACCTGTCTTGCTTTGCTCAGATAATCACAGATGCCGAGCTTTGGGCGATGCACCTGGCTCTGCATCCGCAAGCCAACCTGCTGTCTGTTGCCCGTAAGCGTTATGCCCACCTCTCCACGGTGGATGGAGAAATCGCTGTGGACCGGAACATTCCATGGGGTGTAGAAGCACTCCTGACTCTTGTCTACCTGGACGGAAAGTACTGTTTAAAGACCTGCGACAGCCGCTTCCTCAGCAGCGATGGGAAACTGCTGACAGAGAATGGGAGGGCCACAGCATACACACTGGAGCTAAAGTGTGGCAATCTTGCATTTAAAGACTGTGAGGGAAAGTATTTGTCTCCTATGGGGCCCACAGGGACCCTGAGGTCAGGACGATGCTCCAAGCCAGGCAAAGACGAACTGTTTGACTTGGAGGAGAGCCACCCTCAAGTTGTTCTGATAGCAGCTAATGGCCGTTATGTCTCCAACAGACAGG GAGTAAGCCTCGCTGCCAATCAAGAAGATGAAACTGACACGGAGACATTCCAGATGGAGTTCGACAGGGAAACCAAGATGTGCACGTTCCGCACCAGCCAAGGCTACTACTGGGCTCTGGTGGCTCACGGAGGCATCCAGAGTACAGCCACAGAAGT ATCTGCAAACACCATGTTTTCAGTGGAATGGCTCAGCCACAAGGTGGCAATAAAAGCAAGCAATGGCAAATACATCTGCACCAAGAAGAATGGCCAGTTACTTGCAGTCTGTGACACCATAG gagagGACGAGCAGCTCACTTTGAAACTGATCAACCGGCCCATGCTGATCCTCAGAGGGAACAATGGGTTCATCTGCCACCACAGGAACTCCAACACGCTGGACGCTAGCAGATCTGTCTATGACATCTTCACCCTGCAGTATAGCAACGGAGCGTACCATATTAAAG GTGCCGATGGGCGATACTGGTATGTAAGCAGTGCCGGGCTGGTGTGTTCGGATGGCGAATCTCCAGAGGACTTCACTTTGGAGCTCCTGGAGCGTGGCCGCCTTGCTATCAGAGGCAAAAACGGCAAATACTTACATGGAGACCAGGGAGGCATGCTCAAGGGAGATGGACTGAGCCTTTGCAGCTCTGCTCTGTGGGAGTACTAA
- the faap100 gene encoding Fanconi anemia core complex-associated protein 100, with translation MMEGRCAAESWAEFGCLLKSGTPLVRCGLGTDVFISTGSEEIFVFTALKRNLKAVLQLPSPVRDLVVSNGTQLLFVACSSGIYCVNLQLLLHSASTDAGSGPAELKISSEFLVVADGVSSLLLVGSVLLTLCQTDSSWLLTLYKTPEQSQSNHCDVLSSFFLPLVSPSVQGDAESKSVLICVYFSDMTQSSSCAAASDACSSGSHFLLQAVLFKLLFGVEAALSKSPVILCGLPDGRLCFLPMRLPGSRLRILHSLEQPVVFIGASAVMETDAGGAGCLIALGKQGRVVLIKADRAGSERGGSIAGFTERCVPGPVECACVSKCYLYYSTGSDLLMLGLSEGSAGKGQDEGASRWSDAALYRPVSLNVSGVIALDQPTCSAAGEVQLLSLSVRGRLQKISLPVRKQEEGMSKLPSSQVGRSVGDLLSAIGDVCERASVLKTVIKSKNQILKQLNQVVNISFLLTDSAKTEDRLIRCNALVRWSRLLQKDSLGLTCILENLSPYVLERGWTLSIMVLPLSCSPKAREETCSANFSFPFRRLCPGESLEVSLPVAAAGDASFPVTVTCSLIFSVWSFLGGDGSTTFPDLHNGCFSLPLNTLTVDWLHALRVISPTSAQKTVTSHSGSNPADIIQAFISSHQNRVRGGDGASRPHQYYACVRVSSELLRDALRLQRHDSDSNGSKLASQSSCVSLLEWLLSAGCGGVKMGHSGDQTGISSSVVCGHAPNKATVKLTAKEVNLEEESPGKESLVSVEVQVESSSVAAVCGLHHAMLRRIQMLLQKAPQKACSFSEVQISALRRTLQQAESQQGQISEALSVAMSPGQTHQILLRVYQQLRDSPVLIV, from the exons ATGATGGAAGGACGATGTGCTGCTGAGTCCTGGGCTGAGTTCGGCTGTTTACTAAAATCTGGGACACCGCTGGTCAGGTGTGGTTTGGGGACGGATGTTTTCATCTCGACTGGCAGTGAGGAGATCTTTGTCTTCACTGCGCTGAAAAGAAATCTCAAG GCAGTGCTTCAGTTGCCGTCTCCTGTGAGGGATCTGGTTGTCAGCAATGGCACGCAGCTCCTCTTTGTGGCATGCAGTAGTGGAATTTATTGTGTCAACCTCCAGCTGCTGTTACACAG CGCCTCCACTGATGCGGGTTCTGGTCCCGCTGAGCTGAAGATCTCCTCTGAGTTTCTTGTTGTCGCCGATGGAGTGTCGTCTCTCCTCCTCGTTGGCTCTGTGCTGCTGACCCTTTGTCAGACAGACTCGTCCTGGTTGTTGACTTTGTATAAAACACCAGAACAGTCCCAGTCTAACCACTGTGACGTGCTTAGTTCCTTCTTTCTGCCACTAGTCTCACCTTCTGTACAAGGCGACGCGGAGTCAAAATCTGTACTGATTTGTGTCTACTTTAGTGATATGACACAATCCTCTTCCTGTGCTGCAGCATCAGATGCATGTTCGTCTGGTTCCCACTTTCTCCTCCAGGCTGTTCTTTTTAAGCTTTTGTTCGGGGTGGAAGCTGCGCTCTCCAAGTCACCGGTTATCCTTTGTGGCCTGCCAGATGGACGCCTGTGCTTCCTCCCGATGCGCCTCCCAGGATCCCGGCTTCGGATTCTCCATAGCCTCGAGCAGCCAGTCGTGTTTATTGGAGCATCTGCTGTCATGGAAACTGATGCAGGTGGTGCAGGGTGTTTGATTGCTCTGGGAAAACAAGGCAGAGTGGTGCTGATTAAGGCTGACAGGGCCGGGTCAGAGAGAGGAGGCAGCATCGCCGGTTTTACTGAAAGGTGTGTCCCTGGACCTGTGGAGTGTGCCTGTGTGAGCAAATGCTACCTTTACTACAGCACCGGATCAGACCTCCTCATGTTGGGTCTGTCAGAGGGTTCTGCTGGGAAAGGACAAGATGAGGGGGCATCCAGGTGGAGTGATGCTGCTCTTTACAGACCCGTCAGTCTGAATGTGAGCGGAGTCATTGCTTTGGATCAGCCTACATGCAGCGCTGCAG GTGAAGTTCAGCTGCTCAGCCTGTCGGTCAGAGGGCGGCTGCAGAAGATCAGTCTCCCTGTCAGGAAACAAGAGGAAGGAATGTCCAAGCTTCCCTCCTCACAGGTTGGCCGCAGTGTTGGGGACCTCCTTTCGGCCATTGGGGATGTTTGTGAAAG aGCATCAGTGCTGAAAACTGTCATCAAATCTAAAAATCAGATTCTGAAGCAGCTGAATCAAGTGGTTAACATAAGTTTCCTGCTGACCGACAGTGCAAAGACTGAAGACAGGCTCATCAGGTGTAATGCTTTGGTAAGGTGGAGCAGACTGCTTCAAAAAGACTCCCTGGGTCTCACATGTATCCTGGAGAATCTAAGTCCCTATGTCCTGGAGCGAGGTTGGACGCTGAGCATCATGGTCCTTCCTCTGTCCTGTTCTCCAAAAGCAAGAGAGGAAACCTGCTCTGCAAATTTCTCATTTCCATTCCGCCGTCTCTGTCCAGGGGAGTCCTTGGAGGTGTCTCTGCCTGTCGCAGCTGCAGGCGATGCCTCCTTCCCCGTAACCGTGACCTGCTCGCTCATTTTCTCCGTCTGGAGTTTCCTGGGAGGGGACGGGTCAACGACCTTTCCTGACTTACACAACGGCTGCTTCAGTTTGCCCTTAAATACCCTGACGGTGGACTGGCTGCACGCCCTGCGAGTAATCAGCCCCACATCTGCACAGAAAACCGTTACATCGCACTCCGGCAGCAATCCAGCAGACATCATCCAGGCTTTTATTAGCTCACACCAGAACCGGGTCAGAGGAGGAGATGGGGCTTCCAGGCCGCACCAGTATTATGCTTGTGTTCGTGTGTCATCAGAGTTACTGAGGGATGCACTGAGGTTGCAGAGACATGATTCAGACTCAAATGGGTCTAAGTTGGCCTCTCAGAGctcttgtgtgtctctgcttgAATGGCTGTTGTCGGCAGGTTGTGGAGGAGTGAAGATGGGGCATAGTGGAGACCAGACTGGCATAAGCAGTTCAGTGGTCTGTGGCCACGCACCAAATAAAGCCACAGTTAAACTGACTGCAAAAGAG GTAAATTTAGAGGAGGAGAGTCCTGGGAAGGAGTCCTTGGTCAGCGTGGAGGTTCAGGTTGAGAGCTCGTCAGTAGCAGCCGTGTGCGGCCTGCACCACGCCATGCTGCGTCGCATTCAG ATGCTGCTGCAAAAGGCCCCTCAGAAAGCCTGTTCCTTCAGCGAAGTGCAGATTTCAGCTTTGAGACGAACACTACAGCAAGCCGAG AGTCAGCAGGGTCAAATCTCAGAGGCCTTGAGCGTGGCCATGTCCCCTGGGCAGACTCACCAGATCCTTCTCCGTGTTTACCAACAACTCAGAGACAGTCCTGTCCTCATAGTATAA